The nucleotide sequence AATCCTGCCCCGCGCCGGTCGCTCAGGTCGGCACATGGCCGGACCCACGCCGACTCATGACCAGAGGAGCGAGAACGTCACATCTCTATCAACACGAGCGAGACAGGGCGCCCACAACCCACCCCGTCGCATCGCCTGGCATGCATTTTGTTGACATCAATTTAGGCTTCCGATATGGTGCCTCAAGTCGGCACAGACGGCCGGCTGTGTGTGAACGGGGGGAGAGAGCGGATGAGAAAATCGATCGGCGTGCTGCTGATCTTTATCCTGATCGGCGGAATGCTGGGCGGGATTTTCGGCGAGATTCTACGCGTGATGGCCCCGAACGGCGCGATTCAAAACATCTTTGCCAGCAACTTCTCCCCTGGGATCAATCCACCTCTCACCATTGATCTGGTGCTGCTCAAGCTGACGTTCGGCTTCAGCATC is from Nitrospira defluvii and encodes:
- a CDS encoding DUF4321 domain-containing protein: MRKSIGVLLIFILIGGMLGGIFGEILRVMAPNGAIQNIFASNFSPGINPPLTIDLVLLKLTFGFSIKVSLLSVLGMFLGAYLYKQM